In Bacillus sp. SM2101, the following are encoded in one genomic region:
- a CDS encoding YjcZ family sporulation protein, protein MCGYGGVAPGYGYGGGGFGSGFALIVVLFILLIIVLGTLAFVSY, encoded by the coding sequence ATGTGTGGATACGGTGGCGTAGCACCAGGCTACGGTTACGGTGGCGGGGGCTTCGGCTCTGGCTTCGCGCTAATTGTTGTCCTATTCATTTTGTTAATTATCGTATTAGGAACGTTAGCATTTGTTTCTTATTAG
- a CDS encoding YjcZ family sporulation protein, with protein MVIMSNFGGIFALVIVLFVLLIIIGCACGQGFY; from the coding sequence ATGGTAATTATGAGTAATTTCGGCGGTATCTTTGCCTTAGTTATTGTACTTTTTGTGCTCTTGATTATCATCGGCTGTGCTTGTGGCCAAGGATTTTATTAA
- a CDS encoding HAD family hydrolase has protein sequence MIKLIVSDLDGTLLNFNKQVTDEDIDALKRANEQNITFAIATGRMEPEVLEVLKVVNDRFHRISQNGAFVITNDNEVLHHTTFSPAIAHDIYKYTRDQNDIITLVCHDNTNYAEKIDEHIERIQGRMFFPIVEKPNLLAEMKAGMAPTKIIIGGYDVQKHEKNLLELFPTQLDAFVSEENCLDVMPKNISKGNAIQNLLNHLNLSTDEIACIGDSFNDIPMFKLTANSYAMSEAHPDVKKEAKYVVNSVSEAIDHVINQNQLQENVVL, from the coding sequence ATGATAAAACTTATTGTATCTGACTTAGATGGAACATTATTGAATTTTAATAAGCAAGTAACCGATGAAGATATAGATGCCCTAAAAAGAGCAAATGAGCAAAATATTACATTTGCCATTGCAACTGGTCGAATGGAGCCAGAGGTCCTTGAGGTTTTAAAGGTTGTAAACGATCGCTTTCACCGTATTAGTCAAAATGGGGCCTTTGTAATTACAAATGACAACGAAGTATTACATCACACAACATTTTCTCCAGCAATTGCTCATGACATATATAAGTACACACGTGATCAAAACGACATCATTACATTGGTTTGTCACGACAATACTAATTATGCTGAGAAAATTGATGAGCATATTGAAAGAATACAAGGTCGTATGTTTTTCCCAATAGTTGAAAAACCAAATTTATTAGCAGAAATGAAGGCAGGAATGGCACCAACAAAAATAATTATTGGTGGCTATGACGTACAAAAACATGAAAAAAACTTATTAGAGCTGTTCCCTACACAACTTGATGCTTTTGTATCTGAGGAGAATTGTTTAGATGTGATGCCTAAAAATATTAGTAAAGGTAATGCTATACAAAATTTACTAAATCACCTTAATTTATCTACTGATGAAATTGCATGTATTGGTGATTCTTTTAACGATATACCGATGTTTAAATTAACTGCCAATAGTTATGCAATGTCTGAAGCACATCCAGATGTTAAAAAGGAAGCCAAGTATGTTGTAAATTCAGTTAGTGAAGCAATCGATCATGTCATTAACCAAAATCAATTGCAAGAAAATGTTGTTTTATAA
- a CDS encoding transcription antiterminator produces MQNFTVVKVLNNNVLIAKHESYGEVIVIGKGIGFGKKKNDDIPQSTIEKMFVLKSEKEQEQYKKLIPNIDEDFIAIMNDIIHMINKRLNKPLNEHIHIGLTDHLAFTIKRLEEGLEIHNPFLLETHALYPKEYETASAVVKFLEETLHVSLPEGEIGFIALHIHSAITNRNLHEVNQNSQLIHKLIEIIEDSLEVEVNYSDVNYLRLVRHLQFAIERVKSGELVVEPKKLAEVLKEEYPLCYNVAWKLIKVMQQTLQLPVYHAEAVYLTLHLQRLSTKTEL; encoded by the coding sequence TTGCAGAACTTTACCGTCGTAAAAGTGTTAAATAATAATGTGCTCATAGCTAAACATGAATCATATGGAGAAGTGATTGTCATTGGTAAAGGCATTGGCTTCGGCAAAAAGAAGAACGATGACATACCACAGTCGACAATTGAAAAAATGTTCGTTTTAAAAAGTGAGAAGGAGCAAGAACAGTATAAGAAGTTAATACCAAATATCGATGAAGACTTTATAGCTATTATGAATGATATTATTCATATGATTAATAAGCGATTAAATAAGCCATTAAACGAGCATATTCATATAGGCTTAACGGACCATCTGGCATTTACAATTAAGAGGCTTGAAGAAGGATTAGAAATACATAACCCATTTTTATTAGAAACACATGCGCTGTACCCGAAGGAATATGAAACAGCTTCAGCTGTTGTAAAGTTTCTAGAAGAAACTTTACACGTATCACTTCCAGAAGGAGAGATTGGCTTTATTGCACTACACATACATAGTGCAATTACAAATCGCAATTTACATGAAGTTAATCAAAACTCTCAGCTCATACATAAGTTAATTGAAATTATTGAAGATTCGTTAGAAGTAGAAGTGAATTATTCTGATGTGAATTATTTACGGCTTGTACGTCATTTGCAATTTGCGATAGAGCGAGTCAAATCTGGTGAACTTGTAGTTGAACCAAAAAAATTAGCTGAGGTATTGAAAGAGGAATATCCCTTGTGTTATAATGTTGCTTGGAAGTTGATCAAAGTTATGCAGCAAACGTTACAATTACCAGTCTATCATGCAGAAGCAGTGTATTTGACATTGCATTTGCAAAGGCTTTCAACTAAAACTGAATTATAG
- the dat gene encoding D-amino-acid transaminase codes for MEVGFYGDKFIDINEKVVPIQERGHQFGDGIYEVIRVYDGKPFLLKAHLNRLEMSAKEILIDLPFSLVKVNELILEGITRSELKDAQVYIQVTRGIAPRDHIFPNVPAQFSMTVRPSRHVDLVKRQNGVALQSFEDTRWANCFIKSLNLLPNVIAKQKASEAGYDEAVFIRNGIVTECSSCNLFAVRDGVVYTHPATNHILHGITREAVINIASQNDLSVKEHPFDIDFLYNADEVFITSTSIEILPVNKIDNMNISMNNPITKQLISAFQQLKEQ; via the coding sequence ATGGAAGTTGGTTTTTATGGAGATAAATTTATTGATATTAATGAAAAGGTCGTACCGATCCAAGAAAGAGGGCATCAATTTGGAGATGGAATATATGAAGTTATTCGAGTTTATGATGGCAAACCATTTTTATTAAAAGCACATTTAAACCGACTTGAAATGAGTGCTAAGGAAATATTAATCGATTTACCTTTTTCTCTAGTAAAAGTGAACGAACTAATATTAGAGGGGATAACGCGATCGGAATTGAAAGATGCACAAGTATATATTCAAGTAACTAGGGGAATCGCACCGAGAGATCATATATTTCCTAATGTCCCCGCACAGTTTTCAATGACTGTACGCCCCTCACGTCATGTAGACCTTGTCAAACGACAAAACGGAGTAGCTCTTCAATCATTCGAAGACACCCGTTGGGCGAATTGTTTCATCAAATCGCTAAATTTATTACCAAATGTCATTGCAAAACAAAAGGCTTCTGAAGCAGGTTATGACGAAGCAGTCTTTATACGTAATGGCATTGTGACAGAATGCTCTAGTTGTAATTTATTTGCTGTAAGAGATGGTGTTGTCTACACACATCCAGCAACAAACCACATTTTACATGGTATTACAAGGGAAGCAGTCATCAATATTGCATCTCAAAATGATCTTTCCGTAAAAGAACATCCTTTTGATATTGATTTTCTTTACAATGCTGATGAAGTTTTTATAACGAGTACATCAATCGAAATATTACCTGTCAATAAAATTGACAACATGAATATATCAATGAATAACCCTATAACAAAGCAACTTATTTCAGCTTTCCAACAATTAAAGGAACAATAA
- a CDS encoding PAS domain S-box protein yields MNIKNLYKLAFESAGIAMAIYDCQGEVGIPLAINDAFCKFLGYTREELCCKTVEEISHPDDYKRDLHKISCLLTGHIDEIATEKRYIHKSGRIVWGELKGILQRNEDKSPQFAIVQIHDITHRKSIEKELLESKEKYETLIQDSLQAFYVVRDEKVIFVNPAGCELSGFSKEEIIGSNIYDYFTKDRVELAEYNYNQLLMGNSYTNEEQIVITNKGERVIEYTATKTVYEEEEAIQVIARDITERKKYEEMLVKSEKLALVGKLAAGVAHEIRNPLTTIKGFTQLFQMTKEYNEQHAAIMMNELSTVETIIDEFLSLAKTKSTSSFEMNDLHSIINRAITLVKTNTDLHNIELGAQFDETIPLVECEDEMLIQVFTNIIQNAIESMDTGFITMSTHRKNDIVTVAVVDNGCGIPKDRLKNLGEPFYSTKEKGTGLGLMISYKIIEQHKGQMSFYSNPGEGTRVEIILPIKQKNIGQINDKLL; encoded by the coding sequence ATGAATATTAAAAATTTATACAAACTAGCATTTGAATCGGCAGGAATAGCCATGGCAATATATGATTGTCAAGGTGAGGTAGGAATACCGCTTGCAATAAATGATGCTTTTTGTAAATTTCTTGGGTATACAAGGGAAGAGCTGTGCTGCAAAACTGTTGAAGAAATTTCACATCCAGATGACTATAAACGTGATTTACATAAAATTAGCTGTTTGTTAACTGGGCATATCGATGAGATTGCAACAGAAAAAAGATATATACATAAATCAGGACGAATCGTTTGGGGAGAATTAAAAGGTATCCTTCAAAGAAACGAAGATAAAAGCCCACAATTTGCTATAGTTCAAATTCATGATATAACCCATCGTAAAAGTATAGAAAAAGAACTATTAGAAAGTAAGGAAAAATACGAAACCTTAATTCAAGATTCATTACAGGCGTTTTATGTTGTACGTGATGAAAAAGTGATTTTCGTAAACCCAGCTGGATGTGAATTATCAGGATTTAGTAAAGAAGAAATAATTGGTTCGAATATTTATGATTATTTTACAAAAGATCGGGTTGAACTTGCTGAGTATAATTATAATCAGCTTTTAATGGGGAATTCTTACACAAACGAAGAACAAATAGTCATAACAAATAAAGGTGAACGTGTAATTGAATATACAGCTACAAAAACGGTATATGAGGAAGAAGAAGCCATTCAAGTCATTGCACGTGACATAACAGAAAGAAAAAAATATGAAGAAATGTTGGTTAAATCAGAAAAATTGGCGTTAGTAGGTAAACTTGCAGCCGGCGTTGCACATGAAATTAGAAATCCATTAACTACAATTAAAGGGTTTACACAGTTATTTCAAATGACGAAAGAGTACAATGAACAACACGCAGCTATTATGATGAATGAATTGTCTACAGTCGAAACAATCATAGATGAGTTTTTATCATTAGCAAAAACAAAATCAACATCATCTTTTGAAATGAATGATCTTCATAGCATTATTAATAGAGCTATTACTTTGGTTAAAACAAATACTGATTTACATAATATTGAACTCGGTGCACAGTTTGATGAAACTATTCCACTAGTGGAATGCGAAGATGAAATGTTAATCCAAGTATTTACGAATATTATTCAAAACGCAATTGAATCGATGGATACTGGATTTATTACGATGTCTACACATAGAAAAAATGATATTGTAACAGTTGCAGTTGTTGATAATGGATGTGGCATACCTAAGGATAGATTGAAAAACTTAGGGGAACCTTTTTATTCAACGAAGGAAAAAGGTACAGGATTAGGGTTAATGATTAGTTATAAAATAATTGAACAACATAAAGGGCAAATGTCATTTTATAGTAATCCTGGAGAAGGTACACGAGTAGAAATTATCTTACCAATCAAACAAAAAAATATTGGTCAAATCAATGATAAGCTCTTGTAG
- a CDS encoding NlpC/P60 family protein, translating to MKKLIVAGTILGSLWFGESALAASYTVQSGDTLSKIANKHQTTLAELTKANPQVQNPNIIYIGQAIQIPSASNKELSTWEEKADQVVSTGMKYIGASYLYGASVTRTDAFDCSSFTYRAFNENNGIKLPRTSVEQSKQGTPVAISDIRKGDLIFFDTTKDGVINHVSIVVDSDTILHAGSSTGVTKADLNTYWRPFAVKAVRIIN from the coding sequence ATGAAAAAATTGATAGTTGCTGGTACAATTTTAGGTTCTTTATGGTTTGGTGAAAGTGCATTAGCTGCATCTTATACAGTTCAATCTGGGGATACACTTTCAAAAATAGCGAACAAGCATCAAACCACTTTAGCTGAATTAACAAAAGCAAATCCACAAGTTCAAAATCCTAATATAATTTACATAGGACAAGCTATCCAAATTCCATCAGCAAGTAATAAAGAATTAAGCACATGGGAAGAAAAGGCTGATCAAGTCGTGTCAACAGGAATGAAATATATTGGTGCTTCTTATTTATATGGAGCTTCAGTGACAAGAACTGATGCGTTCGACTGTTCTTCCTTTACGTATAGAGCTTTTAATGAAAATAATGGTATTAAACTGCCACGTACTTCAGTAGAGCAATCAAAGCAGGGGACACCTGTAGCGATTTCTGATATTCGAAAAGGTGACTTGATTTTCTTTGATACGACTAAAGATGGGGTCATCAATCACGTATCTATCGTCGTTGATTCAGACACAATCCTTCATGCAGGAAGTTCAACAGGGGTAACAAAAGCTGATTTAAATACTTATTGGCGTCCATTTGCAGTAAAAGCTGTACGCATCATTAATTAA
- a CDS encoding MerR family transcriptional regulator, translated as MNTSEFAYKLGVSPKTIRRWIQYFELPFNKNDNGHYLFTHEDEELFRHIQKQLNSGVVMKDVQLIKVRKGVLSNTNTQVNENHKPPTTYLQKSDLVQLIDQVKNIEQSLDKKADEVVSYQLLQHRKEIDMLQKNVISLEKKIEEIEDKYAQILTQQKSTEPITQKKKNFISAIFN; from the coding sequence ATGAATACATCTGAATTTGCGTATAAACTTGGTGTTTCCCCGAAAACAATTCGCCGCTGGATACAATATTTTGAGTTACCATTTAACAAAAATGATAATGGGCATTACTTATTTACTCATGAAGACGAGGAATTATTTCGCCATATTCAAAAACAATTGAATAGTGGTGTTGTGATGAAGGACGTGCAGTTAATAAAAGTACGGAAAGGAGTATTATCAAATACGAATACCCAGGTCAATGAGAATCATAAACCACCTACGACTTACTTACAAAAATCTGATTTGGTACAGCTTATTGATCAAGTAAAAAACATTGAACAAAGCTTGGACAAGAAAGCAGATGAAGTTGTATCATACCAACTATTACAACATCGTAAAGAAATCGACATGTTACAAAAAAATGTCATTTCACTAGAAAAGAAAATTGAAGAAATTGAAGACAAATACGCACAAATATTAACACAACAAAAGTCAACGGAACCAATTACACAAAAGAAAAAAAATTTCATATCAGCAATCTTTAATTAA